A stretch of DNA from Bactrocera neohumeralis isolate Rockhampton chromosome 6, APGP_CSIRO_Bneo_wtdbg2-racon-allhic-juicebox.fasta_v2, whole genome shotgun sequence:
AAAATCggtagaattttaatttttctccgaAATAATAGCCCTTGGCCAtataaaatccgggtcaatttcGGTGAGtagaatacatattttatgatgCTTAAATGAAGACAAAATTCTATTACATCTGTTTACCAGATTTgagatttattttaattaacaattttgGATTTAGAAATAAGACTTTCAAGTTTTAATTCTACCCGTcacaatttttaccaaaatcggaatttaaaattttattcttaacgaattgaacgcaaaaaaaaaaataaaagtctaaaaattttttttttttttaattatacgcTTTgacttaattgttttttttttcaatccgttatttggcattaaaaactGACAGAAAAATTTAATCCGACATTTTgagacaaataattttttcatttgcgcAATTAcagatcaaaaattttaaaatatttgtattaagaTTTCTGagattacaaaacaaaaaaattaattcaaaagttaactaatttattttttcaaggcATTATTTGCAACTCTGGAGTTTACTTACCGTAGGATTTTGTAAAACAAAggtcaaatattatttttgttgttggtttttttcttacataaatcCGTGTTACATtcccattttttaaataattttatttatttatttatgcaatgtttacttcatatatatttatatttgtttgttcgcttgtaaaaataagaaataaaaatatttgcgctttttcatattttccttcTTTGTCTGCTCTATAGCATTTAAACAGCTTACTAAaaaagtaagtatgtatgtgtgtatgtagtgaTTTCATTTAGTAcgtttcattttatatattatattcagtttttgcttatttttctttgtatgtGACTTTTATCGGTTGGTtcattatgtatttttttcttaattttgtattttagttatgCTTTTAacgtaaatacataaaaataaaacttaaatattttagcaTATATAAACATggttattaaacaaatattctaACCCACCCACAAAAATAATAGtttagtttataattttataaaaaaaattaataaaagtctGTATTACAGGTAGCCATATGTTTAGCAAAACAAATCAAAagctaaattaaatataaatatcttctTTAGTGACGCCTTAAGCGTTGTGTCGTTTAGAATTTGGAAagtttcgaaactttttttgcttaaatttcattgtattgttttttaatgcttttgtgTGTCAATGGACGcaagtataaaataatattctgaaatttgatacatataattttttttttaattttgggtgaaaattgtttgaaggataatttaaaatattatttttaattgttaaatttattaaattttctaacttAATGTATAAACTAATAGCAtagcgtttttgtttttttatttgttgtttttgtattcatttggcaacagctttttaatttttttttttgtttttgctatattttacaataattcaTTGAACTGTGTGCTTGCGTTTgccttgttgtttttttgcatttctttctgATTAATGGTGTGCTGAACACGCTATATTTGGATTTAAATTGcaacttaaagaaaaaattttaatttttaaataaaaaaataaaatttgcatttttaaataaaaaaaataaaataaaatttttttttataaaatttaatttttaagttttagaaaagtgattttttatcaagttaaaattttaatttttaaataataaaattttaatttttaaataaaaaataataatttttcaaataaaaaattaaatatttattatttaaatgaaaaagtaaacaattttagtttttacattttttttaatgaaaaataaaattgttttgaaatgaaaaaaaaatatttatttattttttagataaatCACCGAAACACCAAAAGAATGTGATGTAATTTGAGCTTGTAGTTCAATATTACTTATGCTTTATAacttataaaactaaaaatcgaaatttgtaTTCATAAATTGTCTtcgaatgttttgaaaattgcaAAGCTAAACTTTGTGCGAAATGTTTGCAGTTCAATTGTATTTTGTGTCAGAAGTTGCGACAGTCATTTGCCAAGTAAGAATTAGAAATTTGCATTTGCAGTTTGCTAATGtctataaaataacaaaattagatatatgtatgtatgtattaaatgaattaataaatatgttttttattagtaaaatacAACTATTTAAGCGAACTCAGCGAGTATGTGTCTGTGGGAGCTTCTGAACTGCTTCTACGCTAAAATTCAAACCTCCAAgcattgaaataaatatgttaagattcCTAAAATAAGCACAACATAACGGAAATCAACTGTTATAACAATTGTCATGCATATTACTCTGTTTATTGCATGCTTTTAGGCACGTCGCCAAATTTCAGTTTATATTTGAAGTTCAAAATAGCAGTAAcgtgttttcaataatttctcaCCTGCAGCAATGCCACACAAAATTGACTTTATTTCCAGAAATGATATTtatcttttgatattttatgCGTTAGCTAACAGCTACACGGTTTTTTTGCTGCGCTTGTGAGCCAATGACAATTTGGATTGAAaacaaaatcttaatttttagtGCCTCATCGCTTGTCTTTCAACCTCAGCTTTACCTTTTAATTATTACGCCAGTTTATAACTAAAGAAAATGCACTTACAGTGagcgaaagagagagagagggagagagataTGAAGAAGAGCTAATATGCATATGCACATgatcaatttatgattttcagtgtgattttaaaaagtaaatagcaaatatttttcttttctcgcgTATCAATAAACGTCATCGATTAAACGGTTAATTGAAACTTGCAGgcgataaatattttataggacttttgtgtgtttgttttcatgtttttttgttgctgcaaacaaacacataactacatagtatatacttataaacaCACGAACAGTTGTAAGTAATTGTTTTTATGCAAAACTTGCTGCTTAACATTTTGTTGTTTAAGTTGATTTTAATGTGTGCAACACatgcatgtatataatatacaaaataccTAATGTAACTCGAGGAAAATTGATGGGTACACATACGGCTCATCACAAATATTGGTTTAAATGAGACCAAGTGAAGTTTACAatttcagtttttcaaaaatatcttcttttttgtttttgtttgttctcttttccttgtatacacacacatatacacgtatTACAAATaggtttaaaaatattcaaaattcattcattataaatttgttcttcttcttgttcAGTTtaatcatttgtttttgttgttgttgttgttgttcatttacaatttattgAATACAGGCttgttttgttgaaatttcGCTGCATCACACACCGGCACCCCTTCTTCCTGCTTGTCGCTGATTAGTTTATTTCGCTGCAACTACATATGCACGCACGTATATGCATGTATcatatgtgtgtaagtgcgGGTTTCCaacaaagaaaactaaaacGTAGACACTACTGACTACTGACTTTTGACTTATCCATTGCTCTCGAATTCCAAAAATACATCATCTCAAACGCTTTCATTCACCATTCGGCACCCGCTAAAATGTCCcaccaaaaacaagaaaaatacaaCATAACCTTTGCCAACACCGCCGATGCCGTCGTTGACGCCGTCGCCGGCTTACTGCAACTTCGGTTTGTGTAGAAACGCAGCAGCACCGTTGGCGGCGCTGCCGTTCAATGCGCCATTGCTGCTGTCGGACAGTAACGACGACTTCGACGACATGTCACTGCTGGGCGGTGAGAGTTTGGCGGTGTTTTGCGCGGCCAAAGATGCTGCCATGCGGCGTGTCTTCTTGCCGGCCGGCGACAAGTATGTCTTGTAGAAGAAGCGCGCGAAGAGCACGAAGTAGCTGAAGTACATCGCAATCGATAGGTTGATGTTGGTCTGTGAGATATTGCACGATTGACGTCCGTGCGTCTTGAGGAAGCCATTGGCCCACACATTAATCGCACAGCCGACAATCATTTGCGTCAATTGCAGCGACGTGATGATCATGGCAATGAAGCGTGGTGGATTGAAACGCGCCGCCTTCAGCGCGTAGTACGAGTACATCACCGAGTGTACGCAGTAGTTCATGACGATGAACCAACGCGCCGACGAGGTGTACTCGGTGTACGAGAACCAGGAGTAGATGAGCACAGTGATGTGGTGGTACCAGTGCAGGAAAATGAGCGGCTGCTTTCGCAATACAATGAATATTGTATCGCCGAGTTCGGGCAGTTTGGAGAGCACAAACAACCAGGTCCAGAAACCGCAGACGCGATCTTGTTCGATGTAGCTGCGAATAAAAtggacaaaaattaaatttttatttgtttttggtggTTATAAAAACGTACATATAATTGTAAAAGAGATAAATGGAGaggtagaaaaaaatttaaaaaaataatgaagtaaattaaaacgggctgcaccgaagctatagtacccttcacagctgtatttcttatagcataaaagggccTAAAAGATTTGTTTCTTGGTTTTGGTCTGTTAGTTTGGGGTCTAagtattagaaaatattatattttaaggtCTATTTGTTGAGAATAATTGCGTTagaaaaacttttccaaaaatatctgAGTTATAGAAATCTTTTCCTTCCTTCTTCATAAAGATTACACTGtggaaaagctttttttttacttttaagcgCGAAAAGAACAATGAGCAATGTCAAgtgaa
This window harbors:
- the LOC126762219 gene encoding elongation of very long chain fatty acids protein 6; amino-acid sequence: MINMDISVTPNYSYIFDFENDFIHQRTRKWMVENWTWVFYYCGIYMLVIFGGQHFMQNRPRFQLRGPLIIWNTMLAMFSIMGAFRTAPELLHVLRHYGLFHSVCVPSYIEQDRVCGFWTWLFVLSKLPELGDTIFIVLRKQPLIFLHWYHHITVLIYSWFSYTEYTSSARWFIVMNYCVHSVMYSYYALKAARFNPPRFIAMIITSLQLTQMIVGCAINVWANGFLKTHGRQSCNISQTNINLSIAMYFSYFVLFARFFYKTYLSPAGKKTRRMAASLAAQNTAKLSPPSSDMSSKSSLLSDSSNGALNGSAANGAAAFLHKPKLQ